A segment of the Siphonobacter curvatus genome:
CTGGGAAGTCCCAAAATTGATTTTAGTACCACTGGCCTGCTCGACGCCACTACCCTGCCCGATCAGATTCCCCAAATTGAACATAACATGCGGAACTACAGCTTTTTGCCGTACTTACTGGTTTCGCTCAAATACCGGCTGACGCCCTAAATCCGGCTGATCCCGTAAAAATCCATAGTTTTGTCCGGCTAAAGCTCATCTATTGCATGAAGATTCCTTTTCGCGTCGGACACGGCTACGACGTTCACCAATTAGAAGAAAACCGCCCTTTCTGGCTCGGCGGCATTCAGATTCCGCATACACACGGGGCCAAAGGGCACTCTGACGCGGATATTATTTGCCACGTCATCTGTGATGCCCTACTCGGGGCGGCCAATCTGCGAAACATTGGCTACCATTTCTCGGATAAAGACCCGCAATGGAAAGGCGTCGATTCCAAGCTTCTACTGGCTCGCGTTTTGGAAATGATTCGGGAAAAAGGGTATGAAGTAGGGAATGTAGATGTAACCGTAGTTTTACAGGAACCTAAACTCAATCCCCACATTCCAGCCATGAAAGCGGTACTGGCTGAAGTAATGCAGGTCGATGAAGAGGAACTCTCCATCAAAGCCACTACTTCTGAACATCTGGGTTTTGTGGGAAAAAAAGAAGGAATTGCGGCTCACGCCGTGGCCCTGATTGTGCGGGCAGATTCGTAAGGCCTGCGTCACACAGGCACCACCAGTAACGCCCCGATCATTCCAGAAGGTTATGAATCGGGGCGAGCTATTTAGTACTTTCCGGTATAGGTCCTACTTGTTTCGCAACAGATAAAACGTGCCCACCTTACGGTTCGGTTCGTCTTCCCGATTGCCGTACGAATAGATTAATTCGTACTGATAGAGGTCAGCAGGCATAGGGTTGCCCCGCGAATCTTTTCCATTCCAGCCCAGCTCTCGATCGTTGGGCGTGAAGTCCTTGTTTTCAAAAACCGTATTTCCCCAACGATTCAGTATACGGAACAGCTTTACCTTTTCTAGCTTATTCCCAAATACGGTTATCCGTTCACCGGTACTCGGACCGACGCCATCGGGTGTAAATGCTTCGGGTAGACCTACCCAGCATGAATCCATTGGTACGGCGGTAGCCTCAGTAGTTGAGTCCGAACAAACACTAAGATACGAGGCTTTCAGCGTCAACTGATGAACGCCCGAAGGAATGGACACTTCCGGGTGTTGGCCCGTTGATACCGGACTTCCATCCAGATACCACTCATAAGCAGTAGCTCCCACCGATGCATTGGTCAGCTTTACGGGTACGGCCGAACAGAATGTTTCACCTACGCTAAATGCTGCGGTGGGAGCCTCACGTACCTGAATTGTTCGTTGTAACGTCCGTGAAGCACAGCTACGAGGCGTACCAAACACCGTGAGTTTGATAGTTTTGGGACCACTATTCTGGTAGCTAAGCTGGGGAGAAACATGGGCTGAATCGAGCGTGCCATTTCCCAAATCCCAAAGAAAACCCGTGAGTTGGGTTTGGGTCAGATCGCTTGTATTCAACAATCGTACGGGTTTCCCGATACAAGCCAGCGAATCGACGCTAAAACTCGCCTGCGGCCGAATGGAGGTCTGGATACGCTTCTGCGTTGAATCTGTCCCACAAGGCGTAACGGCTACTAAGGTAATGGTATAGGTAGTTTCTGGTTGCTGAAAAATAAACGTAGGATTCTGTTCGGTAGAGGTTCCTTCCCTACCAAACCGCCAGAGCCAGCGAGTAGCGACGGGAACCGTGGCATCGGTAAACTGTACGGGTACGCCCGGGCACACGACTGATTCACTCATGGAAAACAGCGGTTTAGCCGTACTGGGCGACACTTTTACCTGAGCCGTAGCCTGATTTTCGCCGCACTCGTTTTTAGCCGTCAGCGTTATGGTATAGGTCTGTAGCTGATCACGGGAGGCATATACGTGGGCTACGGTATCTTCGCTAGACGCATGTTTGGGCGTACCATCCCCAAAATTCCAGACGGATACGCCTGCATTTCCAACGGTCAGATTGGAAAACACAAACCGGGCTGGAGCACAGCGAATAACAGTAGAGTCGACACCAATACCCGCTTTAGGCAGCGGCTTTACAAGGATCGTCAGGGTATCCCGCTTGGTACCACAGGTATTTTTCAGCGAATGGGTAATCAGAAACCTTTGTCGGTCAGTCGTTGTATTTTCCAACCTGGTCGAAGCAGCATACGCTTCACTAGTAGTAGCGTTGCCGAAAGACCACTCCGAAGTAAAACCTGTTTGCTGAGCCGCCCGGGGCTGAAACGTTACATTCAGGGGCGTACATCCCTCCCGCACGCTGGCTGTAAACATTGCCGACTCCGGAGCTGCGATAACGGTAAGCGTTACGGAAACCTCCGTTCGGCATTCGCCCTCGCCTAAAACGTAGCGATACGGATAGGTACCAGCCATTTTGGGATTAAAATACGTTTTCCCCGATTGCTGCGAAACTAAACCCGGCTCTCCTTGCCAGTTTCCCCAGGTTTCACTCGTCGTCAGAGGCAATAGAGCCGTACCGAGACAAAGGCTGGTATCACGCGAAGGAGACAGAATTTTTAATGACCGTACTTCTCTTACGTAAAATGTATCGGGTTTTGGTGTGTAGGTACCACAGGCGTAAGGCAACTCGGCGGTTACGATATAAGGCTGTGAGGAAAATTCCAGTGCCCGCTCCTGACCGATAGCCAGAGGCTGTCCGTTCACAAAGTACCGGGCATTCGGATTCGGGTTTGGAATGCGGTACCGAATGGGTGTACATACACTGGGCTGGTGCTGAATAGTCAGTTCGGGCTTGGCTACTGTGCGAACACGGATGGTACGTGGGCTGGATGTTTCACAATCATTTAGAGCAACAAGCGTGAACTGATACGAGGTTACGTCTTTTAATTGCACCCGTAACACCGCTGACGTAAGCAATGTATTGGATACGAGGGTATACGCTCCCCCGCTGATTTGCCACTGGTACCGTGAACTTCCCAGCGAAACCGTCCCATCTAGTGCCAGTATACCGCCATTTTCCAGACATACTAGTGTGTCGCTACCCATGACTTTTACGCCCTCCAGTCGCAATTGGGCTAAAGGGGTTTTTCGGGTGGATATGGTATGAGTAGTGGTCGTAGTACCGCAACTGTTTGTCGCACGAAGCGTAACTTCATAAGCGTCCTGGGAGCTAGAGAAAATATGCGTAGGGTAAATATCCGTAGAGGTACCCCCGTCGCCAAAATCCCATTGGTA
Coding sequences within it:
- the ispF gene encoding 2-C-methyl-D-erythritol 2,4-cyclodiphosphate synthase, with the translated sequence MPFRVGHGYDVHQLEENRPFWLGGIQIPHTHGAKGHSDADIICHVICDALLGAANLRNIGYHFSDKDPQWKGVDSKLLLARVLEMIREKGYEVGNVDVTVVLQEPKLNPHIPAMKAVLAEVMQVDEEELSIKATTSEHLGFVGKKEGIAAHAVALIVRADS
- a CDS encoding PKD domain-containing protein → MKLAYLSFLYLVFTYTAWAQKATIRTCDQPLICVTEKDSLYSLCVKVIIPAGHCPVTNYTISWGDGKKDEFTQTLDYSKDNEITRMHTYNLSEFTRSCGSGVDYNLELRTDNTCQPPVDMDIFPITFKSSPRAQFSVPDICQENAVRIGNTSCPSRNEMTYQWDFGDGGTSTDIYPTHIFSSSQDAYEVTLRATNSCGTTTTTHTISTRKTPLAQLRLEGVKVMGSDTLVCLENGGILALDGTVSLGSSRYQWQISGGAYTLVSNTLLTSAVLRVQLKDVTSYQFTLVALNDCETSSPRTIRVRTVAKPELTIQHQPSVCTPIRYRIPNPNPNARYFVNGQPLAIGQERALEFSSQPYIVTAELPYACGTYTPKPDTFYVREVRSLKILSPSRDTSLCLGTALLPLTTSETWGNWQGEPGLVSQQSGKTYFNPKMAGTYPYRYVLGEGECRTEVSVTLTVIAAPESAMFTASVREGCTPLNVTFQPRAAQQTGFTSEWSFGNATTSEAYAASTRLENTTTDRQRFLITHSLKNTCGTKRDTLTILVKPLPKAGIGVDSTVIRCAPARFVFSNLTVGNAGVSVWNFGDGTPKHASSEDTVAHVYASRDQLQTYTITLTAKNECGENQATAQVKVSPSTAKPLFSMSESVVCPGVPVQFTDATVPVATRWLWRFGREGTSTEQNPTFIFQQPETTYTITLVAVTPCGTDSTQKRIQTSIRPQASFSVDSLACIGKPVRLLNTSDLTQTQLTGFLWDLGNGTLDSAHVSPQLSYQNSGPKTIKLTVFGTPRSCASRTLQRTIQVREAPTAAFSVGETFCSAVPVKLTNASVGATAYEWYLDGSPVSTGQHPEVSIPSGVHQLTLKASYLSVCSDSTTEATAVPMDSCWVGLPEAFTPDGVGPSTGERITVFGNKLEKVKLFRILNRWGNTVFENKDFTPNDRELGWNGKDSRGNPMPADLYQYELIYSYGNREDEPNRKVGTFYLLRNK